GTGTTGAAAATAACCTATACTTGCGAATGCTattgtatttattaacaaaattacatTACAAATAACAAAAGATCTTAGTCACAAATACTAAGatttgtaaattttatgttataaGAATTGCATACTGTAATTTTTACGTTGAATAAGTATTTTATTGTGGATTAGAGAAGAGCAGAACGGTATAAGTGTATTTTCTGGAAGTTCCCAATAGATGTCGCTGTCGTACTGTTTTCCTAGAAAATATAAACTATTCCGCGTTGCACAGTTTGGGATCATCTGCTCAAAGAGGTTAAGTATTTTATTAAAAGTGCATTTACTCGTCGAATGTAGTGTTACTAATATTTCATATCACTGTATAtgacaattaattaattattatctcTCTATACGTATCGTGTCGAATATATTAATTTCCTTTACACGCGAAATGTAGTCTGAAATTATTTTCACAAAATATCGCATGAACACTCATTCTTGACCACGGTGTAATAACAAGACGACTAGTTGTGCAAGCACGATAAATTATCGTACAAATAAAAACCAGCTTTGCAATATCGAAACACTACAAAATATCTGATACGTTGGAAAAATACGATATTGAGATTTATAGTACTTCATAGTACAGATAAGTCGTTTCCGCGATCAAAGAATAATTTTGCTTTTCATAGTTGCAACCGCGGTTGGGTAACATTTAATTTGTGTAATAAATAACCAACGAAGCGTACAGCAATTTATTCGTGAGTTTTATCTCGTCGAACAGTTAAATTTGTATCTGTTGCtgtaacattttttatttttattcaacgagCTCGGGATGCACGGTAGATTATCTTTCATTCGTCGTTCGAAATTTCTATCCAGATGAAAATTTCGCCCGTTTCCATTGCAGCCGTATCGGTCACGTAGCGAGCGAAGATTCCTTCGAGTATGCGATCGTTGCAACGTGCGAGTATGTTTGGTTGCtgtccgccaggcggcgatcctTCATCTTAAGTGCATTCTCTTTTTCTGGCGATCGTTCGTTAAGGCTGAAAACGATTCCAATCGACGTGCCTGCAGTTGGTACGTGAATTGCTAGCGAGCTGTTCTTGCTGACGAGCCAACTCGAAGATTTTAGTAACATTTCAGTAGAACGGTCGAGCCATAACGGTAATGCATGTTCTAGTAATAAATTAAAGATGAATCTGTAGCCTCAAAAGCATAATTTAGATGTTTATTGAATGTAAACGTGGCGTCTCAGGTCTCAGGTTTTAGGTTAGGACCAAATGTGAGAGAAATATTATATAGAAAGCCACTTTTACTTCCGAAGaatgatatttttaaaatgttcATTTCAGTTATAATTTTTCTTCAATTTGATTAATTCCTCCACTTTCCGTAGTTGATGGATTTTTAGAAGCAATACTAATTTAGTAATTATCGCGGTCTGCTCGATGGAGGAATATGGAAATTCGATCGTTTCGATTGTATACTTTTACTTCGAGATGAATTTAAACCACTTATCACGGTAATTAGACAGCAACCACATCCTAGGTTATTAATCCTTTGTGGTTAGCATGTATACTAGTATTCTCTTCCCACGAGTACCGCTAGTCGTTTTAATGAAACTTCTTTTTCTAGTCTAATTGAGAATTAAACAGCTTTGGAGAGGAAAGTAATATGTATTTGGATTTTTAGAGCACGTATATTTACGTTCCGTGAGAattgattgaaatttttccccgaCAGTTTCGACCTCTATTCTTAGTCCTCTTCGGAAACATTTGATTTTAGGTTAGGTGATCGCGtttagttttctttttttagatAAAATCTGCCGGATAAAAGAGTTTTCAAATTACAATTTCTACCAGAaggcaatttatttttaattgctacGAATACAACATTTTCTAACtaacaatttcatttaaaaaaaaactatacACGTGATCGCGTAATCTGAAACTAGAAGTTCTTGAAGAACCTACTTAAAAATAGAGATCGATACGTCGGAGATTAAATTAGTTCTCACGATTTCTTTCTTGAATTCAGAAACTATGAAACTAACAtatgtaaatttaattattcgtaACGAACTTTTGACTTAATTTATCAATTATGTTTAAAACAAAGGAAATTCATTGGTTTAATACATGGATAGAggaaatttgatatttttgaaaaatgattaattttatAATGGGTAATTAGAAAGATCCATCCAACTGTATTTAATAGCTTTAATAATGGAAAGTAGTGTCAGGTTTAGAAATTAAGTTCTCGTGCAGTTAAATGCCACAAGCCGTTTCCTTGTATTTTGTTGTAATGTTTATCATAACATTAATAAGATTATTACGTCAGTCGAAGACTGTAAACAGGCGTAATTCTTTTTTCATTCAGCATTGGAAACGTCTGATTATATCTCTGTAGTACAATTGTACGCAGGAGTCTCTTCCGTTGCATCTAATATTAGATCACCTTCAACGTGATTCATATAGAATTACCATGGACTAGCCGTTGGATTCCACGTGCATGTGATCATGCAAAAATAAACCGATAGGGCATTGCGTCGCGGTGTAAATTCAATTGCTTCTGTTCGACACGCAAAGAATTCCAAGCCTGTCGGTAATTTAATCGCTATTTACAGACGACCAATAATACCATCCATTacgtaaaattataaattaataactATTTCCACGGTCGATCCGCATAAATAAATACACGGTTTCCCTTCAAAAAGAATCGCATCCCTTTTCGTCTAAAATTTGTTCCCTTGCAAAATTcaaaatacaggatgttcggccacacctgggaaaaattttaatgggagattctagaggccaaaataagacgaaaatcaagaatactaatttgttgatggaagcttcgtttaaaagttattaacgttcaaagtttcggctgtagaacggcaatttgcccaccttctcgaatttttttctagaaactgagtaggatttcgggggtaggtctattcaccaaaagttattgtaatcgacccctgcaactgaatataatttttccagaacgatttgaaattttttaattttgtcgaaaagtttcacacattctcgaatttttttctagaaactgagtaggatttcgggggtaggtctattcaccaaaagttattgtaatcgacccccgcaaccgaaaataatttttccagaacgatttgaaattttttaattatgtcgaaaaatttcacacctcgaatttttttctagaaaatagataggattttgggggtatgtgtattgaccaaaagtgattgcgaTTGGTCCCCGCAAATGAcagtaatttttttggaacgatttaaaattttttaatttcgtctaaaaatttcgcaccttctcgaatttatttctcgaaaatgagtaggatttcgggaatatgtgtattcatcaaaaatgattgtaactgacccccgtaaccgaaaataatttttttagaatgatccgaaactttttaatttcgtcgaaaaatttgtctacctttcggaatttttttctcgaaaatgagtaggatttcgggaatatgtatattcaccaaaaatgattgcaattgaccccctcaaacgaaaataatttttttagaatgattcgaaactttttaatttcgtcgaaaaatttgtctacctttcggaatttttttctcgaaaatgagtaggatttcgggaatatgtatattcaccaaaaatgattgcaattgacccccgcaaccgaaaataatttttttagaatgattcgaaacaattaatttcgtcgaaaaatttgtctacctttcggaatttttttctcgaaaatgagtaggatttcgggaatatgtacattcaccaaaaatgattgtaagcgacccccgcaaccgaaaataatttttccagaacgatttgaaattttttaattatgtcgaaaaatttcacacctcgaatttttttctagaaaatagataggattttgggggtatgtgtattgaccaaaagtgattgcgaTTGGTCCCCGCAAATGAcagtaatttttttggaacgatttaaaattttttaatttcgtctaaaaatttcgcactttctcgaatttatttctcgaaactggtcagaatttcgaggatatgtctattcaccaaaaatgattgtaatcgacccccgcaaccgaaaataatttttccagcacaatttgaaatattttaatttaattgttaataacttttcaacgaagcctccatcaacaaactagtatccttgattttcctcttattttggcctccagaaccccccattaagatttttcccaggtacgaccgaacaccctgtataactcgtCCCGCGATGCACAATGCATCGTTTCGTTCCGCTGCCCAAAGTAATCACAGACTCGTAATAATACTTTGGGGAAACTTTGGCGCAACGGAATTACGAAGCAGTCACCGAATAAAAGTTTCCCCAATGTACAGCCACGGGCGCGGGACGTGTCGCGTCGTTGCGTTGGAAACTCGCCGCGGGGTCGCGTCGTTTGAGGATCGCCCGGTTGCGGCCCAGTTTCCAAAGTCCAGCCACGAAAGTGGGTCTTCGACTGAAggtggagggggagggggcCAGCCAATACTCGACGTTCGCACACCCGCTACCAGTTTTACGCGTCTCCTGCCCCCTCCCCCCACTGCGGCCAGTCAGGAAGCCACGGTTCATTCAACCGGAAGCGACGCTTACGGCGTTATGCGGTCACCGGTCGCCGGCTTCGTGACCGTCGTGTGACACGTGATCGACGACACGAGCCGCGATAACGCCTCTCAATCGGAATGACACGTTTCAGCGTGACCCTATCGATCACGACATTATCGTGTATTTGCCTCCTTGATGCTTTCCACTCGCGTTTCGCTCTAATTTTAGTTTTGTCTCGACCTCAGCCGGATTCTGCGAACACTTTTAACGTCGCCGTTGCGTTAGGGTTGTCTCCACCACATCTTTGCAATTAGGCCGCATCCTCGAACGGTCTCGAACCTTCGAAGAAGGTGTTCCATTTAAGAGAACGCGAGTTTAGTATCGTTAATCTACTCTATACTTTAATAATTCTCTCGTTTATAGGAAACGTAAAAAAATAGTTCCTCCATTTTGCAATATACGCACTAGACTCAGACGAAATTGTATTTAGCCGCAATTCTGTTAAAAACGAGTACAGAGTACGGGTTTGCTTCGCGAATAATTAAACGTTGCAGCCTATAACTCATCCGCTACGAGATGCCTGCAGTGTCTGCAGTGCCCCCGCGTTGGTTTTGTTTCCTCTCTCGCAATATTTTGCGGCGGAATGGTCCAATTTCGATGTTCAGTGTTTGCATGATAAATAATAAAGACCTCGTTTCGTCGCGGAATGTCGCGAGTGGCGAGGTAAGCTGCGATTTCTACGATGAGATCATCTCTTGACATCATTTTTGGAACGATCCTCCACAGCGTTCGAACTTCCGTTGTTTCGCGCCTCTTTAACGAGAGGTGATGCTCATTTTGGCTTTCATGAAAATTCTTAAGCAGCCGCTTAAATGTAAccacaaatttttatttcttagtTATTCGTTATTCGGACTTAAGGAACAATCTACTTTCTCGATAGTCCGTAAGTAACGTTTCTTTCAATTTGTCGACAAGATGAGAGGCTGGACGGGAGCGGCAGCGAGTGTAATTCCGTGGTGCCGAAGAAGAGACGTCGCAGAAACAATGGGACCAGCGATCGGGACCATCAAGTGACCTTCGACGATTACCCGGCCTCGCCCAGGTCCTCGAGATCGTCCGCGTCGTCTAGATCGAGCTCTCTGCTGCAGTTTGAATCGTTGGAGAGGACCTGCGCCACCCTATCGCCCTCCAGCTACAGCTTCGACTCGCTGGAATACTCGAATCGATCCAACGCGTCCCATCCAGAGAACACATCGCCCGACAGTCTCGAGCAGGACTACGACAGAGTTCTTCCCAAcggttttggaaacgttgatcaCTTCTCCAGGATCAGGCCCTATCGGAGCTTCGAGAGCCTGGACACCTGCCAGAAGGACGACGAGTTCGGGCACACCAACCTGACCAATGGTTTCGCACCTTTGTACCTGAAACGTAACTCGGACCTGTCGAGGATACGAAGCAACGGGCATCGTCCAAGGTAAACGTCTGTTTAGCCTAACATTTTCACTGTAGCGTTTCGCGGTACCGTTTAACTCGTCACCAAGTCTTATTTGCAACGCGCGACAACTGTGATCTTTGGCACACGCTGGGCTagagcagtgtttctcaaactcgaTCTCGTCTTGgaccacaaaaaaaaaaatttgtttatatttatcGATCTAGATTGTAACTGTAGAATGACGAGGCTGTGTTCCACGCAGAGGCTACGGCGACGCCATGTTGGACGCTAGTGATTTTTCGCGGTAAATTACTACGCGCTGTGCGGTCCACAAGTTTTACGAAATTGTTTCCTTAGAAAGGTGCCAGTAACAATATTCTTCTTTATTTTTTCATGTGCTACAAATTCCTTCGCGGGAATTGTCAAACTGGATAATATCTACTCGATCAGTTTTTTCTTATTGTACGGTTGCATAATTAATAATGCATAATTCGTTTGTTATTATTCGTTCTTGGACTTATTTTTGCATTTCCCAAGATGGTCTCGAAGTAGAGGCTTGATTAAGACTGTCAAATTTAATACGATCCCCAAGGTAGTTGCATGACCGAGTAACGAAAACGAGATCAGGCCGTTACACTATCGTTTAGGTCAATCTTTCCCAATGGGATGCCTCCATATATTCTTAGtgccaattaaaaaatttatcatcGTCTTTTCTGCCATGCAAATCTgcattttttctctttttttgtgGGGTGGCACAAATTAGATTGAGGAACACTGATTCGAGTCTTTATCTTGCAGTTAGCTAGCTTCTGCCATTTTTAAGTAATATTATCAAACAGATATACCATAAAAGACTGACAAGGATCGTGAGATTTACTCGTGATTCTTAATTCTTTATCGAGAGTAAAAGTTATCCAATTCTGCCGCTAGGGGTGCCCCTATCACAGTCGTACAAACGCTGACTTCCGAACTTTcttaattaaaatgaaaattccAAAGGACGAACAATGGAACGACCTACCCGATTTCTTTTTTATCTTGATTttagaaattttcttttcgttcTAACATCGCGCAAAAGACAAATGGCATTTCGCGATGTTCGAACGGAGGTCTACGAGTTTCCTTGGCAACGACTCTCAGAATTAAAGCTTGCTACATGACCCTCGTATTTTGGCCAAGTTACCGCAATCGCGACCCTGAATAGACCTCCTTGACTTTTACTTTTCATTTTAAGAAGATCCGAAATTACCCTTGCAAACGTGCTCGCAATTGGTTTACTCTTCTCCCCATAACAACGTTGCGTATACTTATTGAAATCAAACGATCAATCTTAACTTTCATTAACAGTTTAAAGCCGTTGGTGTTTCTTGCTAATTGCCTTATTAGCTCCACgtataacacgttgactgccagaccaaattcctcaaattaaaaaggaaattaaattttgtttatagaCTACTGGAAGCTAGCATACCCATCATTTATTATCGAATTTATAATTTCATAGACTCTGACATCTGATCTTGAGAATTAACTTTTTTAACCCCTTGGTTGAAAAGTCGCGTCACCCATGTGTGGTGTGTTAAACTCATTTAGATCTGCCACATGGTACGAAACCTAGTCGAGAAATCCAACAGAAATGAAAAGTTTTCGTTTCCCCAATATCGTTCCCTTTGCTGTATTCCGACGATTTGTTTCGCGCGAACCAGGGACTTTTGGCACGACGACGAAGAGTACGAGGACGACGACGAGGAGGAGGACTTCGACGAGGAGGATCGCGGCTCGAAGGAGAATCGCGCGTGCTCGGAGATCGAGGATCGACTGATGGTGTTCGGTGATCCGGCTTTCAACTACGCGACGTCCGTGGACTACAGAAACACGATCGATTTGCGCGAGATCGGCGTCGAGACGAAGAGGGACGCGCTGTTGGATCTGAAGTCTggccaggcggccgtgtcgagtTCCTTTCGTCTGCTGCAGACCAGGTTAAATATAGCCGGTGGCATGGCGCACAGTCGCAACAACATGGTTCCCGATCATCAGCAGCATCATCATCATCACCATCATcatcaacagcagcagcagcaccaGGAGCACCAGTACCAGCAGCACCAACAGCACTACGAGCACCACGAGCCGCGGCAGCACCAGCAGCATCAGCTTCAAGGGTGGAGCAAGGAGGAGTGCTTTAATTTTAGATTCACGGATAAATCTCAAAGCGCGCCCAGTCTGCCTAGCAGCATCGACGAGTCCGCACACGGTCCAAGCACGTTCGCGGGCCACACGTCCTCAAGGGCAACCTCGTTCGTCTCCACCTCGAATCTGTTCGAGAATTACACGAGGGTAGCGAGCGTGCCCGTAGACCTGAACCTTTGCGGATTTTCCACGTCGTGCGATGATACGCGGTACCAGGAACTGAGCCCGCGCGATCACGAAATGGCGGATGTTACGAACGTTCACGAGAAGAAGCTTACGGACGGCCACAGGGAGGAGGACGAGGCGGGACAGCCGAAGAACTCGTTGACGAGCTCGGTGAGAACACAGGCGCCGCAGAGCGTGATGGTGGACGGGAAGATGGATCGCGAGTCGATCGAGGGTAACGGTAAGAACGAGGGGGAGTGCGCGGGCGATCGCTGCGCGAACCCGCGGGAGAGGATGCAGGTCACGTCGACGGTGAAGACACAGGATCGCGGGAACTGCGTGCTGGACATGGCCATAGCCATGGAGAACGACATGGTGGACGAGGCGATCAAGCAGCTGAAACGGGAGGTCGAGGAGGCCACCGCCGTGTCGAATGGTAAACACGCGATGGACGGCGCGCAGAGGAGCCTGTCCGGCAGACAGCGACCGCACAGGGTGAAGAACAACGCCAGTTACGAGCTGGCGCAGCAGTTCGAGATCGACGAGAGAAGCTTCCGGTCGAACAGATACCGCAAGGAGATCGCCATCGACGACGAGGCGGGCACCAAGTCGCCGAAGAGCAACTTTGGCGGACGTAAACGGGTATCGAACAACGCCAGCTACGAGCTGGCTCAGCAGTGCGATTACATAAACGCTCTGCAGTCGTCCAGGGGCGCGTTCCAGAGGATGGACGCCTGCGACGAGCTCGAGGAACCTGTGCCCGTGTCCGGTCGATCGTCGCGGCTCAGGGTCACCGACATGGTGCAACAGATGAACAGCAGCTCGACGTCGAATCTCAGCAATTACAACGAGCCCCGTGCCGAGACCAGGATGTACTCCAAGTCCACGGAGGACATATTCTCGCAGTTCTCGGTCGGTCCGTTCACCAGGGTGCCGATCAATCAGCTGGGCCAACGGCTGAAGAAACAGGAGGAGGAGGAGTCGCTTCTCTGTCAGGTAAAAAAAAACTCGGATCCATTTTCAACCTGTGGAGACGATCCTAGTGGCCATCCCGTAGTAGACGACGAGATAGATTATCCCTGCTTGGAAACCAAACCCATAGGAGCTTCCAGCCTGGAGGGGGGCGTGTCGCGCGAGGTAACGAACGCCCGCGAACCTCCGGAAATATCCCTAGAACACGAGCACGTGCGCGCAACCAGAACCCCGAACGCTGTACCGACGATCCTCGAGCATCCAGCGGAGTtcgaccaggatctagcgaaaTCCTTGGCCGGCGGGCAGCAGGACGACGTGGACGAGTGTTCGTCGTGCAACAGGAACGCCAGCGAACGGCTGTGGAGGGTCATAGTGGAGAAGCAGGCCGTGGAGAAAGAGGCTTCCGCGGGTAAGGTGGCGGAGACGGCGGAGAAGTCGCTGGAAAAGAAAGAGAGCGAGAAAGAGAAGGATGAGAAGGAGGGGGCGAAGGCAACGGAAGCAGCGAGGGGACACAGTGTCCACGGTGTTCGTTGCCCCCCACCAAGCGGTACCGACGGCCTGGAAGCCGGTCAGAGGAGTGGGAATCCAGCGGCGGCCGTGGTAGTTGATACGAATCATCGCGGTGATCGCGACAAACGTCACGAGGAGAACGCGGCGGCAACAACGGCGACGGTTAGGGTAGCAGACGCGACGATGACGACCACGGCGAAACGGTCCTTCGTCACGCCGTCACCTATCAAGGACCCGTCCTCGGGGAGGATACAGAGGGGCATGGCCGTGGACGCGTCCCCCGTGACCGCGGTCAAGGAGGAAAGGAAGAAGGGCGGACTGGGTGGATTCCTTCAGAGATTCTCGAGGCTACGGTTCAGTGGTAGATCGAAAGTGCCGCGTTCCGAGGTGCAGAAAAAGAGTGATACGCTCGGCCAAGTGAATCGCGGCAAGGTGAACGAGGAACATGCTAAAAAGGAGCCGGATTACATCATTATTCCGTTGCACGGGCCGGAAGATGAGAGGCGCAAGGACGAACACGCCGCCGTGGATACCAAGACGGACGGGAGGACCGTTGGCGACGTTCAACGAAGCTCCTCCAACGTTAGGTGAGTTCCCTATTCtttagatttaaaaaaaaacattacaACCGATATACCTATTTATCTCTGTTTCATGCGTTGTTTTCTCATTTTTACTTGTTGCAAGCTTCTTTAATCGATTACTATCCTAAGTGACAATAAGGTttattttgccttttgtaaatagTTTTACTATGGATAAAAACAATACCAAAACGTCTAGTAACAAAATAGTCCACATATATTCTTTGCCAAGAAGTTTAAAAAAACATACACGTATAaaagttctacaagtaaaaatagGACCAAAATGTAAAGTAACAAACAACTTCATAAATGCTTTGacaagaaactaaaagaaaaatatttaaatactgtTTCTCTCGATTCAATGCAAGACAAGATACCAGTGCGTACGTTAAATAGATCAAAAGTGCTGCGAACCAACGCAAAATATGTACCACTTTTACACGCGAGGGCATATTTAATTAACACCATAACCACGTACTAGCAAATGAGAATTTGCTCACTTCCTTCCTAACGAAACAGATTTattcaatgttttttttttacaaacgaTCTCCTAATAATGCTGGAAGATGTAACTTGAGCATTTCATCAAAATGGCTGACATAGATCGTATGCCTAGTACGTTATCTATAAAAAGCTGTTACTTCTATGAGAATTTTTATTGATAATCTCAGCAAAGATACGTGATAACGTATGTAGTTTGTCTAGAAGACTGATTCACAGAATTCTCACGTCTCTACTAATAAAGGAAGGAACCTCTGCGCCCGGAAGCCCAGTTCCCGACTTCACCGTTactgaaataaattattaaaataatacatcCATGTTTCCTAAATATACGCGTGTGCGCAATTTCCAACGACTGGAAAAGGCAGCGCCGCTCtaaatattcaccgaatcccCAGAGACATAAATCGATATGGATTTCGTGAAACACAGACGCGTTCCTAATCGATATGGGTGGAGCATATAAAACTCGATTGATTCTAATTAAAGG
This genomic window from Colletes latitarsis isolate SP2378_abdomen chromosome 8, iyColLati1, whole genome shotgun sequence contains:
- the LOC143344550 gene encoding uncharacterized protein LOC143344550 isoform X6, whose amino-acid sequence is MSTNEETNETATTTLASSPVLDVAAEDEEEPPTLGESGDMDLVNGPNPWLPAYGFQLQHHSHFQPDHEDLRTNDTVLVQQVDFLETILEETSDDLQSDSERSGTTYWVGSDSETESVIHIRAKQRSGDERLDGSGSECNSVVPKKRRRRNNGTSDRDHQVTFDDYPASPRSSRSSASSRSSSLLQFESLERTCATLSPSSYSFDSLEYSNRSNASHPENTSPDSLEQDYDRVLPNGFGNVDHFSRIRPYRSFESLDTCQKDDEFGHTNLTNGFAPLYLKRNSDLSRIRSNGHRPRDFWHDDEEYEDDDEEEDFDEEDRGSKENRACSEIEDRLMVFGDPAFNYATSVDYRNTIDLREIGVETKRDALLDLKSGQAAVSSSFRLLQTRLNIAGGMAHSRNNMVPDHQQHHHHHHHHQQQQQHQEHQYQQHQQHYEHHEPRQHQQHQLQGWSKEECFNFRFTDKSQSAPSLPSSIDESAHGPSTFAGHTSSRATSFVSTSNLFENYTRVASVPVDLNLCGFSTSCDDTRYQELSPRDHEMADVTNVHEKKLTDGHREEDEAGQPKNSLTSSVRTQAPQSVMVDGKMDRESIEGNGKNEGECAGDRCANPRERMQVTSTVKTQDRGNCVLDMAIAMENDMVDEAIKQLKREVEEATAVSNGKHAMDGAQRSLSGRQRPHRVKNNASYELAQQFEIDERSFRSNRYRKEIAIDDEAGTKSPKSNFGGRKRVSNNASYELAQQCDYINALQSSRGAFQRMDACDELEEPVPVSGRSSRLRVTDMVQQMNSSSTSNLSNYNEPRAETRMYSKSTEDIFSQFSVGPFTRVPINQLGQRLKKQEEEESLLCQVKKNSDPFSTCGDDPSGHPVVDDEIDYPCLETKPIGASSLEGGVSREVTNAREPPEISLEHEHVRATRTPNAVPTILEHPAEFDQDLAKSLAGGQQDDVDECSSCNRNASERLWRVIVEKQAVEKEASAGKVAETAEKSLEKKESEKEKDEKEGAKATEAARGHSVHGVRCPPPSGTDGLEAGQRSGNPAAAVVVDTNHRGDRDKRHEENAAATTATVRVADATMTTTAKRSFVTPSPIKDPSSGRIQRGMAVDASPVTAVKEERKKGGLGGFLQRFSRLRFSGRSKVPRSEVQKKSDTLGQVNRGKVNEEHAKKEPDYIIIPLHGPEDERRKDEHAAVDTKTDGRTVGDVQRSSSNVSANGRAPVSSKPPLPPQPPRVGALSSRPSTGASAAAAASSSRRRAATDLGNPAAIEMAKARAMQAAQERPVGLLETDLDEAVPSTTTTASANAAAGKKTRSLLNLNHTSTTPRLRPEHALHVPQSPVGASHRSPQDDGAASTINQRPHKSMEFLLDKENLHFVKPPENELQKIGERVPSEHELRVQRSLQRLNVPDWYKNSPAARDGFRLKRHSDASQHGGWRALGSKTTSLSSLSSSSNRQPTTGALLSPSPTPPVFSRWSTSLLNSAGSSPASSARSSFNHRQPYLGWRSQERLTNPRTPAERLAQGILPQLQAANKQQQQQQQQQQQQQQQQQQQTTNQQLEVRNSIKEVTSAIVHYVQSGQEVAGGGRLSPRPRPEDWDDRGGARSTSPRESARSVMDVQGATEERASYYVGELVRRKSEGSDSIPSKATSMQSRGGPLRHRRVSFDNNQESNGLMAGNAAEKMVRCRNNKCANSTTLAEARRSYKSCHNCTCLYCSRECRKAHWQRHRRTCLHSRAGSLCKQVLSSAKEDPITLKHISALAKRGHASHGRGAVKCFFSSPEAAEKFIGNGFVDLGEPTYVRWSDLLASEMGADLYAEVIRLCKSYNPDTRLVLYVAVCVVSEVPTSGAVKWERQLVSRCAKIHLDTASRHHTSSSSASPQGRQQSTSPCNITREMESPEMLVLTSLPGNNGQNTPKRIREISFTNIQGQLKLRGVSLRRHFPQVYRKLRAYVDGTVDKFAPVTIYPRDQASGKSFMCIIILDVEPERLQLLPTDSSRVRTVDISVEQE
- the LOC143344550 gene encoding uncharacterized protein LOC143344550 isoform X7 gives rise to the protein MSTNEETNETATTTLASSPVLDVAAEDEEEPPTLGESGDMDLVNGPNPWLPAYGFQLQHHSHFQPDHEDLRTNDTVLVQQVDFLETILEETSDDLQSDSERSGTTYWVGSDSETESVIHIRAKQRSGDERLDGSGSECNSVVPKKRRRRNNGTSDRDHQVTFDDYPASPRSSRSSASSRSSSLLQFESLERTCATLSPSSYSFDSLEYSNRSNASHPENTSPDSLEQDYDRVLPNGFGNVDHFSRIRPYRSFESLDTCQKDDEFGHTNLTNGFAPLYLKRNSDLSRIRSNGHRPRDFWHDDEEYEDDDEEEDFDEEDRGSKENRACSEIEDRLMVFGDPAFNYATSVDYRNTIDLREIGVETKRDALLDLKSGQAAVSSSFRLLQTRLNIAGGMAHSRNNMVPDHQQHHHHHHHHQQQQQHQEHQYQQHQQHYEHHEPRQHQQHQLQGWSKEECFNFRFTDKSQSAPSLPSSIDESAHGPSTFAGHTSSRATSFVSTSNLFENYTRVASVPVDLNLCGFSTSCDDTRYQELSPRDHEMADVTNVHEKKLTDGHREEDEAGQPKNSLTSSVRTQAPQSVMVDGKMDRESIEGNGKNEGECAGDRCANPRERMQVTSTVKTQDRGNCVLDMAIAMENDMVDEAIKQLKREVEEATAVSNGKHAMDGAQRSLSGRQRPHRVKNNASYELAQQFEIDERSFRSNRYRKEIAIDDEAGTKSPKSNFGGRKRVSNNASYELAQQCDYINALQSSRGAFQRMDACDELEEPVPVSGRSSRLRVTDMVQQMNSSSTSNLSNYNEPRAETRMYSKSTEDIFSQFSVGPFTRVPINQLGQRLKKQEEEESLLCQVKKNSDPFSTCGDDPSGHPVVDDEIDYPCLETKPIGASSLEGGVSREVTNAREPPEISLEHEHVRATRTPNAVPTILEHPAEFDQDLAKSLAGGQQDDVDECSSCNRNASERLWRVIVEKQAVEKEASAGKVAETAEKSLEKKESEKEKDEKEGAKATEAARGHSVHGVRCPPPSGTDGLEAGQRSGNPAAAVVVDTNHRGDRDKRHEENAAATTATVRVADATMTTTAKRSFVTPSPIKDPSSGRIQRGMAVDASPVTAVKEERKKGGLGGFLQRFSRLRFSGRSKVPRSEVQKKSDTLGQVNRGKVNEEHAKKEPDYIIIPLHGPEDERRKDEHAAVDTKTDGRTVGDVQRSSSNVSANGRAPVSSKPPLPPQPPRVGALSSRPSTGASAAAAASSSRRRAATDLGNPAAIEMAKARAMQAAQERPVGLLETDLDEAVPSTTTTASANAAAGKKTRSLLNLNHTSTTPRLRPEHALHVPQSPVGASHRSPQDDGAASTINQRPHKSMEFLLDKENLHFVKPPENELQKIGERVPSEHELRVQRSLQRLNVPDWYKNSPAARDGFRLKRHSDASQHGGWRALGSKTTSLSSLSSSSNRQPTTGALLSPSPTPPVFSRWSTSLLNSAGSSPASSARSSFNHRQPYLGWRSQERLTNPRTPAERLAQGILPQLQAANKQQQQQQQQQQQQQQQQQQQTTNQQLEVRNSIKEVTSAIVHYVQSGQEVAGGGRLSPRPRPEDWDDRGGARSTSPRGSVKLCWMESSFVGTRPVDSPETPMSLATETDCCPGCNATGTESCSCIDSATSGLFLDLTPTRDDAQLQQQQQQQQQQLGGGSSLCPSPSSSLNYHHHHPHHHHRQLHHQQQPQQQQRHHRGSGQSDTDEAMATAALLRNKPSPGSTTLEDVLDSLLGLPSASRTPSPGPGPVVTGTSATMRHRTNVGQANAKAGKSCSDLRQDLQGRRTIVR